A window from Dysidea avara chromosome 2, odDysAvar1.4, whole genome shotgun sequence encodes these proteins:
- the LOC136246446 gene encoding deleted in lung and esophageal cancer protein 1-like isoform X1, whose protein sequence is MIYTVTRLLQILVDIVTTNHMIPKRVNHNHNKFGSYPADNGPVKRSVKLKNTSPSELMVDWEVYNKVPRDQQLIDLTVAVGKPFPVDITDDEESCDDDLLPDDVIKGSCDLIKVMIKAHEGVASSHPIRLIKLSSRDIQVSLLID, encoded by the exons ATGATTTACACAGTAACCAGACTACTCCAAATATTGGTAGACATTGTGACTACAaatcacatgatccccaagaGAGTGAATCATAATCACAACAA GTTTGGTTCTTACCCAGCTGATAATGGACCTGTTAAGAGAAGTGTGAAATTAAAGAACACCAGTCCAAGTG AGCTGATGGTGGACTGGGAGGTGTACAATAAAGTACCAAGGGATCAACAACTGATAGACCTCACTGTGGCTGTGGGTAAACCATTCCCTGTTGATATCACTGATGATGAGGAATCATGTGATGATGATCTCCTACCTGATGATGTCATtaaaggatcatgtgatctgataAAGGTCATGATCAAGGCTCATGAAGGAGTAGCCTCGTCTCATCCTATCAGACTGATCAAATT GTCATCAAGGGACATTCAAGTGTCTctgctgattgattga